The genome window ACTCATACATGCAGGCTCAAAAAGTAACTGCTGATTGTAAACAATACAAATTCCAACCAAAATATGTGTCAAGTTGTTAGCAATTTAAAACAATTAGGCCGACTAAttttagttttgaaattcgtAGGGGTGAACAAGAATCATATCTCAATCCATACCCCCATACACCATCTGCTGACTTTGAAGCCTTTTCTACAACCTCATGTCATGTAAGAAGCTGTCTATAGCTGTAACAGGGAAACTCCCGTATCGAGCTCAAATTATGATGCACAGAATGCAAAAAGGCTGGATTTCAGACTGCTAGAGTGTGTTAGTTCTGTGAAAGTCGAAATCTTTCAGCTCAGTTTCTTCTGTAATACAATCTTTCACATGGagcagacattgggtgatatgaataaaaactagcaaatgcttttacttaaattttgaacagaaacgcctagtgtaaatgtacgtggagtttatagaaaaaagcatttgctagtcttcatTCATATTACCCATTATCACACATACTTTGTAGTAGTTGAACAAGCATCTTGCACATTGTCCTCGGAGTCGACCTTCATGTTGGTTTTTTCAGCAGTATCATTGAGTTGGGGAAGGTCCACATCAGGGGGAGGGTGTGTCTCGCATGCCATTTGGAAGATTCTGCAAAGAGGATGAAAGATCACATAATAATAACACAGTtgaattattgatagaaaaaaaTCCATTAAACCTGATATTGCAGTTTTTTAACTTAAGAGAAACTACTGCTAACGTGTTATTTCAATGGGAATGGTTTTAAATATTTGGGTATactgtacttcatgtacttCTCCGAGTTCCCTTGTCAAAAAAAGGTCAGATTTGTTTTTGAATGGTTTTAAAAGAGCCATAGGCCACAAGTTCACTGCACATGAAATTGTGCCAAATATAGCCCAGGACAAAAGTGCCCAGACACGCCCTTTCAACAGTAGGATGTACCAGTAACCCTGAGCTTAAATTCTCTTCTAAATGTTCTGCATAATAATTGTTCCGACTGTGCCAATGAGGCCAACCGCTACGTGAAAGCATGTGCATCGAAGCACCACGCCCAGACAGCAGGCATTGTACATGGGGACTAGAGTGTTCACAATCATGTAATTACAGGAATAGTTTTGTCCGGGTTTGTTCAGGGGCCACACCTGTCTAGATACATGTAGTCCTGCATGATATAGGCCTATGGGCCTAATGGTTAGTCAAGATTTGGACCGGAAAATTACAGAACTGTAATAAATTTGAGGTGGTTGGCAGGGTTTGGCTAGATCAACCCCTATTCCGCCACAATATTGACAATTCTGAGCAATTTATGTGAAGTCCATTTttgcaagaacaaaaagaaagaacAGTTAGGTCAGCTTAGactttatttctttaaatttcgAAGGCTATTTCAGACTTTTTCTCAGATGTCTCATATCAAATAGATTGGTCTGAGGATGTAACAAAAATTTGCCATTGCCTGATAGGCCCGCACCCCAGGTGCTCTTCAACATGTCGTTGAAACAACCACTAATTTCTCCCAATTGAAAATGAGAGCCGGTCACTAGCAATTTGTTACAAGCCAACGAAAAATTCCTTTGCAAAACAATGCCATGAATGTagcaaaatgtacataaagGCTATCAAATCAATTATGAATGGGTGTGGGACCACTCCCAACCTTGTATCAATATGCCAAGCCGAACTACACACTGTTGGTGGAAGGACTAAATGGCGATGTTCAGGCACAGCTACCAGTCTGGCTGAAGAAAGCACATATGATATCATATCATATGCTTAAGTTAAATCGGCTGGTGAAATTGGTCATACATGCAGCTGGAGCGTGTCAATCAATCTTAGTAAGTAGAGGAACGACCTATCTTTGCCCTGCTGTCAAGGCAGATCCACCACCAGAAAACGTAGCCCACTTCTCAAATAGTTCAGAACAATTTCGACATTGATCATAATATGCTGGTGGCAATCCAACAACCTGGATGACCCTTTCACCTGAAAATCCTAAATCAAACAAGTCTGACAACCTATACTGCACTTTTTTAGGGGATATTTCCATTGCACTGAATTCATTGTTAGAGGTCAAGGGGTCATACACAGTAAGTTTTTAACCCCATAACCTTAGcggtttcatcatcatcatcaacgacatCTTGGCCCAgaagaaacatgccacagttacacaTCACAACAGCCAATTCACACATtgacactgtgaccttgaaaaagtaggtcaaatgacaGACCGGTATGATCTGTGATGCGTCTGTGCTAAGAGTTCCTTCATAAAATGGTTGTCAAAAACAATCCAATTTTTAGTTGACCCTTAGGGGGTATTTCCGCTGCCGCTGCCCCTCCCCCTCTAGCTATCACCCTTGATGGACATTGTCATTCACTGTCATAATTAGTTGCGTTGACAATCAATGCCAACTGGTAATCTAGGACAGAGAATAGGAGTGTTTTAGTACACTGATGTAGTTGGGTCATGTTTGTTGAAGTAACTCCCGACACATGGCCTGTGATTGGTATTTTGACCAGGAAGTGGAACAGCCAGGAGAGAATGATTGCAAAGTTCAAAGATATAAAGCATTTATTTGTTGCGAGGGTTCATTATTTTACAACATTTGTTCCTGGTGGTTTGGGCTAAGGAGGTCGCATATTATTTCATTGTACCATAATGGTCATGCATTAGTTGATTTTTTGTTCATTTAGTTGATGACAGTTGATTGGCAAACCCTCCGCAATCACCAGAAGACCCCATGTTTGGGGGTTCAAGGGATATGTTGTTTATTGTTTCAATACTGTACACAGGAACCGAACTATGTAAAATACTCGGGCATAAAAACCATGGAGATGGTCGAGCTTCATGATCATGCACAAATAACATGACTTCGTTACAGAGCCCACAGATTATTCTTAAAATGGCAACTGCGCTGCACAGGGACCAGACCTAAAAGTGAAAGTGCCAACTAATCACCTTGCAAACATTGTGCAGCAAGCCAACAATATATAGGCCCATTCAACACAGTGACCTAGCCAAAACAAAGTCATTCCTGACCTAAAATCCCTGATCAGCTGATCACATCACAACAAAACTCACGTGGCCCTGAAATCCTGTTTCTAAAAATAGCCACTCTCGCAACACTGCGTAGTTCGATGCAGTATACACATACAGAACAATGGCAGTGCTGTATAGTATGGGTATACAATGTATGCGCTTAGTGTACACACTCAAGAGTTCGCCGTGGTTACCAACATTTAATCACTGATTTCTCAAAAACTGTACGTTTTCTTCGCACCAAATTTTCAGGACATATCAATGGGATCAGCATTATCATGACTACGTTGTTAGAATAGACAAATAGAGCACAGAAGCGGCAAAAACCTTGGGAATATTTAGGGTATCCCTCAGCTGACGATTCGCACATTTCCTTCCACTGCGGCCGTGGCGCTGGGAGTGTGGGACCACCGCCCTCCCATTTTTATCCCGTATCCCTGGGTTACAGACCCTCCCGATTACCATTTTACAAAAATAGAGACCTACCTTATCACATTAAACGTTATCTATTCTCCTCCCAGGGTCTAAAAACAGACCAAAGTCACGTTTGATAGATTTATGCGAGAGTCTCGATCATGACCCTACCTCCGCCATGTTGATATGACGTACCACACCCTACATCCGGGCAACTCAGCTGACACACCCATCACAAGTCTTCAGTAATCATAGCATCGACCACGCGGTAGGCGGCGGATGAGGGCGGGAAATATCAGACTTCCTAATATGCCTAAATAAGTAACTGTTATTCgtttcatttgtaaaaaaaagatttggacATCAAAATTTTTCGAATCCAAAGTTTTTCCCGAGTGCCACGCCCATTCAGTGGTCAAGTTTGGACATGCGGCATAGGCTTGGTCATGGGTGTGGACCTTTAGAAAGTGGAAATTATATAAGTTTGAACAACGAGGTTCTGTAAGTTCTAGGGGTTAGGCCCGGGTATCTCATTGATAATCGAGTCCAGCGCCCATTCAGTGGTCAAGTTTGGACATGCGGCATGGGCTTGGTCATGGGTGTGGACCTTTAGAAAGTGGAAATTATATAAGTTTGAACAACGATTCTAGGGGTTAGGCCCGGGTATCTCATTGATAATATAGGTATAAACATTATTTCTTTAAATTAGGCCTATTCCCGAGGCAGCCGTCTCGGTTATTTTACTTACATGGCCTATATCCATTTAATTCCGCTTAAGTCATATGTGATATTTTCTTGTCTccaaattttcatttcaggtggGGTAGGCCAATTTACTAGAACATATGAATTCACAGTTGAGAGCTATAAAGATCTCCAGAAGTTTTCGATGAACTTTGTGCACTGCAATCcccattgagaaaaaaaaattttgaaaaagaacgATAATTCAAAGAAAATTATACTGGGGAGAGAGCAAGGAAATTTTAGAGAATGAAAAAACAACCTCCTTGGAGAGGGAGTGAGATGGGTGATATCACAGAAAAATGTGATGGCAAGTTCTTTTGGTGAtgtgatcatcatcattcaggCACTTTATCTTGGGAATTGACTACTTTCTTTGCTAGGTCAGAACAGTCATCCTTGCACTCCATCCACaaatattgggggggggggctcattTCTCCAGGCTGTAATCCTGTACTTGGTGTGTAAGACTGGGGAAGGGGGCTTCTTTCTTCAATAGAATTCAATACTGCCACTATAGCGCAGCCTGTACCTTAATGGGGGGGCTGGTACTCATCTAAATGTATGCTGTAGTGGGAAGCCAATTTCTTTTGGTGTTGTtatagggagggggggggggcaaagaaCTTATAAGAACATTGCAACAaaaattgaatcacaaaacAGTTTTATTCCCTCCTGCGAAATCTTCACAACAGATTTTTTACAACTTAACACCTTAACCATCAAGGACTAGCACAGCACTAAAAGCCCAACTCCACTTGCACCGGTTTACCATCACCGTTTTGCTGCTTTCACTGAATTTGTGGTCATTTGATTGCTCAAGCAACtactttcaaataaattaatGCAATGCTTGTGAAAGCTGGCTACTTCCCATACTATTCACTGCTGTAGCCGAATCAGGACTTCAGGACCTTTACTCTTGTTCTCAATATCATAAGTACTTATGACACTTTGATCAAATGACATACAAACCACAAGATAGTACACAAGAAATACGCCACAGTTATGTATCACATCCTAAGGGTAATGGTAATGTagtgacatcattttgtttgACAATAAGTGTAAGAAAAAGTTCCAATATTTGGAACGTAAACATAATTTTTGCGCTTAATATGCTCCTGAATACATATATAGCAAACAGTTGCCTTTGCAAAAACAGATATATTTTGCGATGAAGCTCCTCAATTCTTGCCGTGGAAATTTTCCAGTTTACAGTCATTTACGACTGTGCAATAAGAGTAACGCCAACAGATAGAGCCAAAACAATAATGGCCGCCAGGAAGTATTTCCAATATTTCTTGCAGAAGCCAGCTTCTTCCACGACTTCCCTCTGCTTCCTTGGGCGATGACGCCCCCGTCCTTTCATCTTTCGTTCAAAGTCTTCAAGTTCTTTCTGCTGCTTTCTCAACTCTTCATCTTTCTTAGCCTGCTCAGCTTCTTCAGCAGCCTGTAATTCAGAGATAATTGATCATAATGTGAAGAGAAAGCCATACCAGTTTGATTTTTTGTTAACAGATTTTTGAATCCAAAGACACTGATTATAATACcggcaaaataaaaatatcaaatgaaaatccTGTGAATTTGTAGCAATTTCCCATTGATAAGCTTATGATGCTCTTTCGAATTTCAAAAACCAGCATAAAAAGTACCTTTTTCTTGCTTTCCTTTTGCTTCTCACATGCCTCGTCACATGGGAGTTTCGTCTTCCCACTCCGTACCTCACAGCATGGGAAGTTCTTCTTCCTCCGCCGACACTGGCAGCGCAACGGTGTATTTTCCCGACATTTCTCACTGGAAGCACAGTCACCCGGATGGCAGGTCAGAGTGCAGTGATGGCCACATGCCAGCTGaaaaaacaaatacaaatttcaactcATTGAGTGCCAAAGACCCGCTCAAGTTAACATTGGCAATTTCTCCACTTAGTTTAGTATTAAACGACACATACTCTTCTCAATCAAGTATGGTCAATTTCTAAGGAttgacattctaaaataccttggtaccgtaaagtcaacttttaaatggaaactgcataagcctcgttctgagagcggagtgttttggacacgcaaccaagatgctctaccaaagttccctcgggttgcactaaaatgtggaaaccatgcacacgtcacgtcaaaggaatttcacctcacttcagaagtttgaggctctcaaaacactgcttcaaacacaaatcagtcaaggaagcatcaaccaccctaagttttttaatgagcactacacatatttgccgagaaaaacgctccaaatagcccatttgcgcggattttagcatcacttgagcgagccgatgcggacttcctatgcgcgctaacataatgtaaacaacggcgctaccggcgctccggccgggccggcgatggatggaatttgccaaattcgcacatattcaagttattttcgtggcctatctttttaagtttgaggtattttagaatagaaattgaaccctcggcttcggaccttggttgagttaccaagacactctcgggtggagctaaaatttcgtccaaaccctcgcctgtcggctcgggtttggactgtattttagctccaccctcgagtgtcttggtaactcaaccaaggtcctccgcctcgggttcaattccttaatcctaAATCACAGATTTTGATATTCATATATATACATTCAAGCTATTTAAGGTCAATAAAGGAACTTACTGTTTTTGGACATGGCCCACCACACGCTTTTAGGTCGTCTCGCATGCTCTCGTCCGATTCGATCCATTTGTAGCATTCGATATGGCGGACAACAATCTGACAGTGACATCGCATGCGGATCATCTGACAACATGATGGGCAGTCCTCAGGATGACAAGGAAGTAGACACCCGTGTCCGCAACCCGGTGCTCGGGGCTTCGAACATGGTTCTTCACACAAAGCACAATTCTTTCCGCTCTGaaataaaaagataaacagTGTTCTGTACCCACAAAACAAATGTCTCTCGAAGATTCGTTTTGTGGACTGTGAAAATTATTCCCTAATGCACCGTTTCTTCAATGTATAACTGAAGTAAGTATGCTTTTCTATAAAGAAAATAAACAAGGAAACTGACACATTTACACATTTTGTCttaaaatattgagaaatatCATCTACAGCAAGCTGTTTAACTGACCGTCATGGAATCTTTTGCTCCAACCACCTCATGGCATTCCAAGCGACATGAATGATTACCGCAGGGCAGCTTACGGCCACATGGCCCGGTACAAGAAAACGGCTTCACCTCCGAGCAGGGCAAATAGCAAGTCTGAAGCAAAGTTAGTCAATTAGGAGTGATGAACAATATTTAACCATCTACCAGCCATAAACACAAGCCTACACCCATAGTAATTGACGATCCATTAGCATCTCTTCGGTATGGTCCAGGGCTTCAGTCATCATAAGTGGGAGGTTGTGAGCTTGTTGTCTATAGTAGGATAAACCATCAGTGTTGACTCTTTGGGTCTAAACTCCCAATGAGTGCATGTAGATCAGCTCGGGCGATTGCACTCTAATGACACCTTATCACAAACTTAGTAGCACCCACCTCATGTTTCCCTAAACACTGAGCTTGTATTGGAACCTGGCAAGGGGGGCAAGGTTTATCAATTGACTCAACCCGCATTGGTGGCAGCTTCTCCCATGGCCCAGATCTTACAACCTGAAAAACAAAGACGATATGATTAGAAGAAATAATCTTCTTTGCATTTGATATTGGCCATCAAACTCCCACAAAGATTGCTGCTGGGGCAAGTTTATCCAGCAATCCCCATTCCTTCAGTAATCAGTTCCGCTCCTTCTGGACACATTCTGTAGTCCCCGAGGTGAGAAGTCAGGGCAATTTTGTAGTCTGTGGACACTGTGTAACATTTGTACATGACTTACAATTAAAACAACAAAGTATTTCTTACCTTGTCCTGCACTTTAGCTAAGATTCCTGAGTGACAAGAACTGGGACATTTATGATCACATTCGGGCAGATCCTTATCACATGTCTGCCGACATGGCGGACAATTCCCAAAATGGCAGCGATGGGGTTCTCGACTAGGATGGTGGCAGGTTGGCGGTATCCTGCAGAAGTCCAAAATAGTTTGATTAGTTTGATAACTATAAAACTGTTGCAGGATGGAACTCAGAAGAACTGAATTTTGAAGCAACTTGACAGTTCACTGCCATTTCTtagctttttcatttttcaacagTTCTGTTACTCATTATTCCAAAATAACACCTGCATTTATagccaaattttcaaaaaatttaaaatacatACTTGCACTTTCCCCGGCAGCGAGGCGGTGGTGTTGTTTTTTCTCTACCACAAGGAATTTTTACGACTGTGTGGCCACAGAAGCACTTGACCTGAACTGTCAGGGGGCAAGGGTAACAACGCCCTAAAAGAAACAGATGGACGATTCACAGTTTCCAACAGAACTTTTTGCTTATGTCACTTTGTAGCAGATCAACAATTTGGACACTCTACCATATGGCCTTCGGATGGAACAAAACTACTGCCACTGCTACTCGGTGCTGACTGTCTAGGGTGTTGCAATATTATGAGCGAGACGtgacacaaatattttcaaatttttgacatCATTTTCTTGCATACCCGAGTGAAAATCAGTGCCACCTATTGGTATGCCAATACCCTATAGCAAGTCCTAGGCTGAGTTCAATTGTAGGACTTACCTGTGTGGCACCTGCTTTTACATTTATGGTTTTTACATCCGAGGTGCCTGCCACATTGCTGATCACATGGTGGACACTTCCCATCACAACACTGGAAGAGAAGATGGGACTTACATTGGTCAAGGGATTGGTCATCATATGTTTAAAAGAATTTTATCCATGTGCTATGACCAAATAACGCGACTAGCAATGAGATAGAATTCCTAAGCTCACCTTTTTCTTACACTGGTGTCGTCCACAGTCCTTCATCTTGTTACAGCGAGTCTCACACTGATAGTCCTTGTAGCACTGGACCTCCTTCTGACGGGCACCACACCGACATCGTTTTATCATCATTTCACGACACTGATAAGAAAGAAGGAATTCATTCAACATTCAATACAACGAGAACTTCAAAGGTCATTCCCTCCACATTATTTCACTGAACAGTGAATTGTGAATTTTATGCAAATCTCACTACACCACTTCATTTAAAGAATGAAGCAATTGAGAAttagtgtcttgctcaaggatgcAAAGACAAAACAGCGGCGATCTTTCCAAGAGAcatcgaacccacaacctcctgattatgagttCAGTGTTCTGACCACTTTGTCACCGATCTCCCTGATGACTTACTGTGCCACAAGGTCCATAGTGACATCGCTGGGCACACAAATGAAGTCCACATTCTAATGGTTTTTCACACGTATCGCCACATGTTGGAACATCTTCTGTGCAGGGCAGTTGACTACCTGCAACAAACACAACACAGGTGATTAGGTAAGAAAAAATCAACCAGTTCTAGGGAGGGACAAAACTTAATGGAAAAGATTAGCTAGCATTGAGCTGAATATGTGCCAACACAGGCCATAATTGATAATCTCTGCAGCTAATCTGAAACTTCTCAACAGGCCTTACCATATCCAGCAGTCCAGAACTTGTCATCAATAACCTAATGGAAAACTTCCAGGAACAGTCTAGCAAGGAAGAGAAGTACCAGCTACCAGCTCTAAACCCCAGGACCTTAGAGGTGCTGATGGACTGTAGTAGACTTAATGTTCCCAATGCATACAAACTTACTTGACTTTCCGCAAGGGCATTTCCTGTCAACTGATCTCGGACAGGGACCACACTTCCCAGCATGGCAAACCTCTTCACAGGTATGGTTGCCACAAGAGAGAACTTTAGTGCAGACCTAAACATGAAGAAGAGAAAATATAGGTCTAATAAAACAGAATCTCAGAAGAGACTGTACATAGCTGTCCGCAAAATTCCTTTTCAATTTTTGCAAAGTTGAATTTGCTTCTTATATTTCTTTTCTCTCACCTCTTCACATTGCCAATCCGGACTAGAACATTCACGACTTGTTTCATTCTTCCCACAAAGACATTTCTGGTCACTCGTCTTCAGGCACGGTGGGCACTCCCACTCGTGACACGGCACCGTGCATTCATGGTGTCCGCAAGCCAGAAGTCGACTGCACGGCTTGCCACAGGACCATGCCTTGGCCCCGCACCTCCGGGCCAGAGGGGAATGTTGTCCACAATGGCAGCTCACATTTACAGTCTTGGGACAGGGAGGGCAGGGACCTTGAAGTTAATAAGATAACACATTAAAGATGACACAGCTTGTAATAAAGGACCAGATCCCTGTCTATCCTTTTACTACATGCTTTTACACTGCAACTTGCGTAGAGGGTGGCTGGGAAGCTTAGATATAACCGATCGGGGACATCCTTGCGGTATCTTAGTGACCATGGCCAGTATCAAAAGGGGTTACAATCTGGAGGTAAATCTAAACTCTAACTGAACAGAGAACATACACTTCACTCACCTGGATGACATGGGAGAACACAAGAATGTCCACATGAAGGTTTGAGAGCTTTTCCACATGTCTCTCCACAAGAATGAGGTGGTAACCAAGGATCGAACTTAGGTTCGCACAACTTGCCACAGAAGCACATGTACTTGGTGGGACACTCACTCTGCTCATATTGGTTGCGGCATTTGGGGCTGAAAAGTGATGGAGATATTACAGGCTCTGTCCTTCAAAACATCATCAGGGTTTTTGTATCTGACCTttgcctatatacatgtatgtgtgaagTACATTAGTACCGGTAAATGGCCAAGTGTAATTAGTACAATGAGAGGAGGTAAAATATATCTGGATCATATTCATGCAAGTTTAAGTGACTTGACTCACAGAATCCAGGGTATTTGGTTTTAGATCTTCCAAGGGCCAGACAAGCAGAGACCAGAGCGCCAGGTCTCTTCTAAAGAATAAGTTTTGTAACAATAAAGAAgttttctcaccaaaaccaaGGCAGATCTCGATTTGGGAAATTTTCTTCTGACAATGCCGTCTGCTGGTAGACGCCATCTTTCACCCACTTCTGTATACACTGGATATGGAAGATGCAATAACAACAGGTACAGCTCCAAACCTGAGGAGAAAGAGGATAGAGAGGATGAGAGGACAAAAGTGGAAAGGCAGTCTGGGTGTTAAATACAGTAGAATCACTTAGTCCTATTAtatgctatatacatgtattgtcaaaGTTCCTTCTCTTCTGACAATGCTTGTTCTTCAAAAGATGTGGCGATTGGAGCTAAGCGACTTGCCCAAGGTCAAAAGCGATGTGCAAATGCTGAGGCAAATCACAAGCCCTATACCTTACCAAGACCCCCTCCCTCAACCACTGCTACTTACAGCCTCTGTTTTCTTGATACTCTCAATGCAGATGAGGCAGACATTGGAACCAGACTTGAAATAGTTGAGGAGGACATCATATGTGTTACCAAGGATACTAGCATCACCATCACCTGTCAAAAAAAACACCTTGTGGTAATAAACatgaaaaataatttattttgccTCTTTCCTGATCACTGCCCCTGGTGGTGGAACACTGCTGTGGGGAAACAAAGCCGACAACAGCTGAGAGCTTTTGAATATCAAGTTTCTTAATTAactattttttcatttcaaaaatcCACTGACAGCTGCTTTAGTTTTAGTTTTAACACCATCAATGGCATCAGGTTTAACATTTTCTTGCCTTCCATACCTTGCCCTCCAGGAAATGACTTCACCATCGAATCCAATATCTTAGCACCATGATGCTCGTATTCACCATCGTCATCTTCGTCTGATGAACTGGAATCCTCGTTCAAATTATTCAGGTGTTTATTGACTGATGCTTTTATCTTTGCACTGGCATCACTAAATCTTTCTTCGGCGCTTCTTGTCTCTTCTTTCGGTGCACTTGTGCCTGGAATGATAAAGGACGCAAGGTTTATTTGATACCTATACCAAATCTTAATTCAATTGGGTGATTTTCTTGACTATGAATCAGTTCTCCTAATCAAagttatgaaattgaaatgaatggTGATCAAGGTGATCAAGGTGGTAGCATTTTTTGTGGCATTTGTTAAATTACCACAATTTTGGACTGTAAATTGCAAaaagagaccccccccccctcaagccAAAACCTAGCGACAGGCATAGCATCATAACGTCATTACTTTTTTAGCCCCAAAGTTATCTTACCAAAAAGTACGTAATTCTTGACTTACCACTAAAAGTATTATGACTGTTTCCTCTCCCCCGACCATGGGCAAAGCTTTGTGGGCCGGCATCTTTGGCAGCACCAGCAAATGTTGACGCTCTTCCTCTCCCTCTGCCAAGGTAAACAGGCCTTTCATCCATACTACAACATGAGTAAAAAAAATTGCTAATAAATAAAGAAAGTTTCAACACTTTATTACCATTCTCTAAGACGTCATAGACAGGCCTATCAATCAATCATCTCACTGTGAACAGACAAACGTCAACAACACACTACACAGAGAACTAACAGTAACACTACTTTAATCATCTGGACAGCTTATGACATCTCGACTGACTTACTTCAGAGCTTTGACACTTCTTTAATAACTGGACACGTTAATTGAACAATGACAATAGTTCAGACTGCAGAATTAGGAGATAATCTAAAGAAAAACATATGAAAAAATGCTGGCTGACCCTTTCATGGGCGCAGCCATATTGCAAATTTAACCCAGGTTGCAGGGCCCTTcgatgtacattttgtaattgcTAACTACGGGCACTGGTCTCCTGGGTTCTAGAGAGCGATAGGACGTCTTCTTATTTTCTTATTTGTCTAATTATGGCTTAAAACATTGCACAATTATTATCAATTCATCTTAGATATTTTTTCCTCAATActgtcatttgttttttttgagaaaagaCTTTGATGAATTCTcaaaattttaatttatttcttttatgcTGAAAACCAACAGCACTTTTCAAGAGACGACGTATCAGATATTCATTAAAACGCAGCAAAATCACAAATGTGTC of Lineus longissimus chromosome 9, tnLinLong1.2, whole genome shotgun sequence contains these proteins:
- the LOC135493169 gene encoding NF-X1-type zinc finger protein NFXL1-like → MDERPVYLGRGRGRASTFAGAAKDAGPQSFAHGRGRGNSHNTFSGTSAPKEETRSAEERFSDASAKIKASVNKHLNNLNEDSSSSDEDDDGEYEHHGAKILDSMVKSFPGGQGDGDASILGNTYDVLLNYFKSGSNVCLICIESIKKTEAVWSCTCCYCIFHIQCIQKWVKDGVYQQTALSEENFPNRDLPWFCPKCRNQYEQSECPTKYMCFCGKLCEPKFDPWLPPHSCGETCGKALKPSCGHSCVLPCHPGPCPPCPKTVNVSCHCGQHSPLARRCGAKAWSCGKPCSRLLACGHHECTVPCHEWECPPCLKTSDQKCLCGKNETSRECSSPDWQCEEVCTKVLSCGNHTCEEVCHAGKCGPCPRSVDRKCPCGKSSSQLPCTEDVPTCGDTCEKPLECGLHLCAQRCHYGPCGTCREMMIKRCRCGARQKEVQCYKDYQCETRCNKMKDCGRHQCKKKCCDGKCPPCDQQCGRHLGCKNHKCKSRCHTGRCYPCPLTVQVKCFCGHTVVKIPCGREKTTPPPRCRGKCKIPPTCHHPSREPHRCHFGNCPPCRQTCDKDLPECDHKCPSSCHSGILAKVQDKVVRSGPWEKLPPMRVESIDKPCPPCQVPIQAQCLGKHETCYLPCSEVKPFSCTGPCGRKLPCGNHSCRLECHEVVGAKDSMTSGKNCALCEEPCSKPRAPGCGHGCLLPCHPEDCPSCCQMIRMRCHCQIVVRHIECYKWIESDESMRDDLKACGGPCPKTLACGHHCTLTCHPGDCASSEKCRENTPLRCQCRRRKKNFPCCEVRSGKTKLPCDEACEKQKESKKKAAEEAEQAKKDEELRKQQKELEDFERKMKGRGRHRPRKQREVVEEAGFCKKYWKYFLAAIIVLALSVGVTLIAQS